In a genomic window of Mycosarcoma maydis chromosome 5, whole genome shotgun sequence:
- a CDS encoding putative 3-deoxy-7-phosphoheptulonate synthase, translated as MSASIAANTANGRSAEPLAQALPQNGSKDEYAYINDVRVAGFEPLISPSLLLHEIPVPKESQATIARARGQSSAIINGQDDRLLVVVGPCSIHDVDQAKEYAKLLKAGIDERWSEGLVVVMRAYFEKPRTTVGWKGLINDPDINGSFQINRGLKIARNLLVDLTAQGVPVACEVLDTISPQYTSDLYSWGAIGARTTESQLHRELVSGLSMPIGFKNGTDGGLGVAVDAIRASSQPHAFMGVTEQGLAAIVRTVGNADLHIVHRGGSKGTNYDATSVQTSKAQLKSALPNRHPSIMIDCSHGNSNKDFRNQPKVVDAIVEQLEQGEDAITGVMIESHLNEGKQGEPKNGQIDQLKYGVSITDGCVGWETTVQMLDKLNAAVLKRRQVQAQNKA; from the coding sequence ATGTCGGCTAGCATTGCTGCCAACACGGCCAATGGCCGATCCGCCGAGCCCCTCGCTCAAGCGCTTCCTCAAAATGGCTCCAAGGACGAGTACGCCTACATCAACGACGTCCGCGTCGCTGGCTTTGAACCACTGATCTCGCCTTCGCTTTTGCTCCACGAGATTCCCGTTCCCAAGGAGTCGCAGGCCACCATCGCACGTGCTCGAGGCCAGTCGAGTGCCATCATCAACGGACAGGACGACCGccttctcgtcgtcgtcggtccATgctccattcacgatgtCGATCAGGCCAAGGAATAcgcaaagctgctcaaggctGGTATCGACGAGCGATGGTCCGAGGGTCTTGTGGTTGTCATGCGTGCCTACTTTGAAAAGCCTCGCACCACAGTTGGCTGGAAAGGTCTCATCAACGATCCCGACATCAATGGCAGCTTCCAGATCAACCGTGGTCTCAAAATTGCCCGTaacttgctcgtcgatcttaCGGCACAAGGAGTCCCCGTCGCTTGCGAGGTGCTTGATACCATCTCGCCTCAGTACACTTCGGACCTCTACTCGTGGGGTGCCATCGGTGCTCGTACCACCGAGTCGCAATTGCACCGTGAGTTGGTCTCGGGTCTTTCCATGCCAATCGGCTTCAAGAATGGCACCGATGGCGGTCTCGGTGTTGCTGTCGACGCCATCCGCGCTTCGTCTCAGCCTCACGCTTTCATGGGCGTTACCGAGCAGGGTCTTGCAGCTATCGTCCGAACCGTAGGCAACGCTGATCTCCACATCGTCCACCGTGGTGGCTCCAAGGGAACCAACTACGACGCTACCTCGGTCCAGACCTCGAAAGCACAGCTCAAGTCGGCGCTCCCTAACCGCCACCCTTCGATCATGATTGACTGCTCGCACGGTAACTCGAACAAGGACTTCCGCAACCAGCCCAAggtcgtcgatgccatcgtagagcagctcgaacagGGCGAAGATGCCATCACTGGTGTCATGATCGAGTCGCATCTGAACGAGGGCAAGCAGGGCGAGCCCAAGAATGGACAGATCGATCAGCTCAAATACGGTGTCTCGATCACCGACGGATGTGTCGGATGGGAGACCACCGtgcagatgctcgacaagctcaacgccGCCGTCCTCAAGAGAAGACAGGTACAGGCTCAGAACAAGGCTTGA
- a CDS encoding mitochondrial 37S ribosomal protein uS19m has product MLPTSILRSRSAWKGPFFVAFPNLADALKNNTAIRTNARSCTILPNFVGLKFLVHNGKHHIPLTVTEEMVGHKLGEFAPTRKPFRYRLTKNK; this is encoded by the exons ATGCTGCCGACATCCATACTGAGATCCCGCTCTGCGTGGAAGG GCCCCTTCTTTGTCGCATTTCCCAACCTcgccgatgcgctcaagaacAACACTGCTATTCGAACAAACGCACGGAGTTGCACCATCCTGCCCAACTTTGTCGG GCTCAAATTTCTCGTGCACAACGGAAAGCACCACATTCCGCTCACGGTGACAGAAGAGATGGTTGGACACAAGCTCGGAGAGTTTGCGCCGACCCGAAAGCCTTTCAGATACAGGCTCACAAAGAACAAGTGA
- the opt4 gene encoding oligopeptide transporter 4 gives MSRPKTANTRPATSTGQLDQSFRPTTSGGPRADSAYDNEEDTSSGYSSADESCKGVQPHQGEDDDDDVFAFAPPGLATHIVQVVPTPSELSAQLPAASAEDSRLAPPGRNEPARESVYYFDQTSGAVYSARGSLVQVQAPNPPAAAVLSPEASRKQDLNENQKPQQTLQRSTSIKWHPSTRCENEAWSGRSDFSAKDSQRAVSPSLSYHDATSLNGHSTFTPSSDSVDLLRALPRPSFSRAVELELEEEDDSPYAEVRASVSNVDDPSMPSITFRSVVLGVILSAFTSAVNTFLSQRNPPIQIVAIIIQILSHPLGSVMANILPIRSFTFRLPNWSSNRNTARSTKSYTWSFNPGPWNIKEHTVVLIAATTGLNPSYSLSILLTQDLARFWNDRRSFLYGFLSVCAPQLVGLALSGFVRAVLVEPASMIWPQNLAVSTVLNTLHAEEDSAATHGSKQMSRFRFFSLASLISFVVFFVPGYLFTALSIFNWVCWIWPNSVPINTVFGIASGLGASFLTFDWTQINFLGSPLVMPWWAQANLFGGFVVGIWIAVPIIYFTNSLHTAYLPIISASSFDRFAQPYNVSIVSPDHMTLRKDAYANYSQVYISAGLVVAYFGGFALITAAAVHTALYHGRFIWNRLRTKRTLPDDVHARLMRRYAAVPSWWYAVALVSGIGMLVFLTTAYSTQLPIWALCLAILIPAVYLLPFGFIFAMSGLPAGVNLVSELLASWLLPGKPLPVMMLKTISQQTTTFSLLFAQDQKLAHYMKIAPRKIFFVQVLSILVNSVMQILAKDYLRDHIQGLCDPNQPQRFTCPTVNIFYTASILWGAIGVERSFGPRSPYYSLFYGLIVGAIVPLITWYTSRKIKWAPLTALSAPVIFVGMSLSPPASGINFTSAIVVGYFFQYWMRKHRVHWWSRYNFVLAGALDFGTVLSSVVIYFLLQMPKNGALELQWWGNQVYMETADAQQMPLLVAPENGFAPPPGAS, from the coding sequence ATGTCGAGACCAAAAACTGCAAACACTCGTCCGGCCACCTCAACAGGTCAGCTTGACCAGAGCTTTCGGCCAACAACCTCGGGCGGACCACGCGCAGATTCTGCATACGACAATGAAGAGGACACGTCAAGCGGTTATTCCAGTGCTGATGAGTCTTGCAAGGGTGTGCAGCCTCATCAGggcgaagacgatgatgatgacgtCTTTGCTTTCGCCCCTCCTGGCCTAGCAACTCACATTGTGCAGGTGGTTCCGACGCCATCGGAACTATCAGCTCAGTTGCCGGCAGCTTCAGCTGAAGATAGTCGGTTGGCTCCTCCAGGCAGGAACGAACCGGCTCGCGAGAGTGTCTACTATTTTGACCAAACCAGTGGGGCCGTCTATAGTGCTCGAGGAAGTCtggtgcaagtgcaagcaCCTAACCctcctgcagcagcagtccTATCGCCAGAAGCATCTCGAAAGCAAGATCTGAACGAAAATCAGAAGCCACAGCAGACCCTACAGCGCAGCACCTCGATCAAATGGCATCCATCAACGAGATGCGAAAATGAAGCATGGTCTGGTCGAAGCGATTTCTCAGCCAAGGATAGCCAACGCGCAGTCTCACCCAGTTTATCTTATCACGACGCTACCTCGTTAAACGGTCATAGTACCTTTACGCCATCTTCCGACAGCGTTGACCTGTTGCGAGCCTTGCCTCGCCCTTCCTTCTCCAGAGCGGTAGAGTtagagctcgaggaggaagacgacTCGCCGTATGCAGAAGTGCGAGCGTCCGTGTCCAACGTCGATGATCCATCGATGCCTTCTATCACGTTTCGATCTGTGGTGCTGGGAGTTATCCTCTCGGCGTTTACTTCTGCCGTCAACACTTTCCTATCGCAACGCAATCCTCCGATTCAGATCGTCGCGATCATCATTCAGATTCTCTCGCATCCGCTTGGCTCCGTGATGGCCAACATTCTGCCGATTCGATCTTTCACCTTTCGTCTACCGAACTGGTCAAGCAACAGAAACACTGCACGCTCGACCAAGTCGTACACCTGGTCGTTCAACCCAGGTCCGTGGAATATCAAAGAGCACACTGTGGTGCTTATCGCTGCCACAACGGGACTTAATCCGTCTTATTCGCTGTCCATCCTGCTGACACAGGATCTGGCTCGATTTTGGAACGATAGAAGGTCTTTTTTGTACGGGTTTCTCTCGGTTTGTGCGCCCCAGCTAGTCGGCTTGGCGCTTTCCGGTTTTGTTCGCGctgtcctcgtcgagccTGCTTCGATGATTTGGCCGCAGAACCTGGCCGTCTCAACGGTACTCAACACTTTGCACGCCGAAGAAGACTCGGCGGCTACCCATGGCTCTAAACAAATGTCAAGGTTCCGCTTCTTCAGTCTGGCTTCCTTGATCTCTTTTGTCGTCTTTTTTGTCCCAGGTTACCTCTTCACCGCACTCTCGATCTTCAACTGGGTTTGCTGGATCTGGCCGAACAGCGTGCCCATCAACACCGTTTTCGGGATCGCAAGTGGACTTGGCGCAAGCTTTTTGACCTTCGATTGGACGCAGATTAATTTCCTCGGCTCCCCGCTCGTCATGCCGTGGTGGGCGCAGGCGAATCTATTCGGCGGCTTTGTGGTCGGCATTTGGATCGCTGTGCCCATCATTTATTTTACTAATTCGTTGCATACAGCCTACCTCCCCATCATATCGGCCAGCAGCTTTGATCGCTTCGCACAGCCGTACAATGTTAGCATCGTCTCTCCGGACCACATGACGTTGCGCAAAGATGCGTATGCAAATTATTCACAGGTGTACATCTCGGCAGGACTCGTGGTGGCTTACTTTGGAGGATTTGCGCTCATCACGGCTGCCGCGGTGCATACTGCGCTGTACCACGGCCGGTTCATTTGGAATCGGCTGCGGACGAAAAGGACGTTGCCGGACGATGTACATGCGAGATTGATGCGTAGATACGCTGCTGTGCCGTCCTGGTGGTatgctgttgctcttgtGTCAGGGATCGGCATGTTGGTCTTTCTCACGACGGCTTATAGCACTCAGCTACCCATTTGGGCGCTTTGCTTGGCAATCCTCATCCCTGCGGTTTACCTTTTGCCATTTGGCTTCATATTTGCCATGAGCGGTCTCCCTGCTGGCGTCAATCTCGTCTCGGAACTGTTGGCATCATGGTTGCTGCCGGGAAAACCGCTCCCGGTGATGATGCTCAAGACAATCAGTCAGCAAACCACAACATTCAGTCTGCTCTTTGCTCAAGATCAGAAGCTGGCGCACTACATGAAGATTGCTCCGCGCAAGATCTTCTTTGTGCAAGTGctgtcgatcttggtcaACAGTGTGATGCAGATCTTAGCCAAGGATTATCTGCGCGATCACATTCAGGGTCTTTGCGATCCAAATCAACCGCAACGCTTTACCTGTCCCACTGTCAACATCTTCTACACGGCTTCGATCTTATGGGGCGCCATCGGCGTAGAGCGAAGTTTCGGTCCTAGGTCGCCCTACTATTCGCTCTTTTATGGTCTCATCGTTGGCGCAATCGTACCGCTGATCACATGGTACACGTCAAGGAAAATCAAATGGGCGCCCTTGACAGCTCTCTCCGCCCCGGTTATTTTTGTCGGCATGAGCCTATCTCCACCTGCCTCCGGCATCAACTTTACGTCGGCTATTGTGGTAGGTTACTTTTTCCAGTACTGGATGCGCAAGCATCGGGTGCATTGGTGGTCGAGGTACAACTTTGTGCTAGCGGGCGCGTTGGATTTCGGCACGGTACTATCGTCAGTCGTGATTTATTTCCTGCTTCAGATGCCTAAGAACGGGGCGCTGGAACTGCAGTGGTGGGGCAACCAGGTGTACATGGAAACGGCAGATGCGCAGCAAATGCCCTTGCTCGTTGCGCCTGAGAACGGATTTGCGCCACCGCCGGGAGCGTCATAA
- a CDS encoding uncharacterized protein (related to subunit of the Arp2/3 complex) has protein sequence MDNFRKIDIDQYDEDAITNEELVEPYPKSAEDALVEAKAKSTEVRTLIGRGDTAGALSLVLSDYPYGPEVEDAKHVTLQSLLEIVNSTKSSDISNAVKSISIDQRDALMKYLYKGLELGGEREGINCAVLLGWHERLTEVAGTGCIVRVLSDRRRV, from the exons ATGGACAACTTTCGCAAGATCGACATTGACCAATACGACGAAGATGCGATCACAAATGAGGAGCTGGTGGAGCCGTACCCGAAATCAGCGGAAGATGCGCTAGTAGAAGCCAAGGCGAAGTCCACTGAAGTTAGGACGTTGATTGGAAG GGGCGACACAGCGGGCGCATTGTCACTTGTTCTCTCGGACTACCCTTACGGGCCGGAAGTCGAAGATGCAAAG CACGTAACACTGCaatcgctgctcgagattGTCAACAGCACCAAATCAAGCGACATCTCTAATGCAGtcaagtcgatctcgatcgaccAGCGCGACGCACTTATGAAGTATCTCTACAAGGGACTCGAATTGGGTGGTGAGAGAGAAGGTATCAATTGCGCTGTTCTCCTTGGCTGGCACGAACGG TTGACCGAGGTCGCAGGAACCGGTTGTATCGTCCGCGTCTTGTCGGATCGTCGTAGAGTCTAG